One Thermosipho africanus Ob7 genomic region harbors:
- the ruvC gene encoding crossover junction endodeoxyribonuclease RuvC yields the protein MRIIGVDPGYGILGYGILEKNKNKISHVTHGVITTEKDVPMYKRLGYIYDRFVELLEEYSPDACAIESLFFYKNVKTAIHVGEARGVILLASSQRNIPLYEFTPYQVKNNVTGYGRADKKQVQKMVKMLLNLNDIPKPDDAADALAVAWCLAVEIKA from the coding sequence TTGAGAATAATAGGTGTTGATCCTGGATATGGTATACTTGGATATGGGATCCTAGAAAAGAATAAAAACAAAATTTCGCATGTCACGCATGGGGTTATAACCACTGAAAAAGATGTCCCAATGTATAAAAGATTAGGGTATATATATGATAGATTTGTGGAGCTATTGGAAGAATATTCCCCAGATGCTTGTGCAATTGAAAGCTTGTTTTTCTACAAAAATGTAAAGACAGCCATCCATGTAGGAGAAGCTCGTGGAGTAATTCTTCTGGCCTCTTCGCAAAGGAACATTCCTTTGTATGAGTTTACACCTTATCAGGTAAAGAATAACGTTACTGGGTATGGAAGAGCAGATAAAAAACAAGTTCAAAAGATGGTTAAAATGCTTTTAAATTTAAATGATATTCCAAAGCCCGATGATGCTGCCGATGCATTAGCAGTTGCCTGGTGTCTTGCAGTTGAAATAAAAGCATAG